One region of Limnospira fusiformis SAG 85.79 genomic DNA includes:
- a CDS encoding type II toxin-antitoxin system VapC family toxin, with translation MNCLLDTHTLLWYLQNSENLSDRATEILEDANNNLSVSIASLWEISIKLGLGKLRLQKSFSELEEVLQQLKIGVLPITFALYGVLPELTPPSSRSV, from the coding sequence ATGAATTGCCTACTGGATACCCATACTTTACTGTGGTACTTGCAAAACAGTGAAAATTTAAGTGATAGAGCCACCGAAATTCTGGAAGATGCCAATAACAATCTCTCCGTAAGTATTGCCAGTTTATGGGAAATTTCAATTAAATTGGGTTTAGGCAAACTTAGGTTACAGAAATCATTCTCAGAATTAGAGGAAGTGCTACAACAACTAAAAATCGGCGTTCTGCCCATTACATTCGCACTATACGGAGTTCTACCTGAGCTTACCCCTCCATCATCGCGATCCGTTTGA
- the vapB gene encoding type II toxin-antitoxin system VapB family antitoxin, whose amino-acid sequence MIENAILKNVEKLPESVKQSVLDYTEFLVNRYAADAVQTAKAPQRGGLGIWQGQIWMSDDFDEPLEDLKDYM is encoded by the coding sequence ATGATAGAAAATGCCATTTTAAAAAATGTGGAAAAACTCCCAGAATCTGTCAAGCAGTCAGTTTTGGACTATACAGAATTTTTGGTGAACCGATATGCGGCAGACGCTGTTCAAACCGCCAAAGCACCCCAGCGAGGCGGACTGGGTATTTGGCAGGGTCAAATCTGGATGTCTGATGATTTTGATGAACCTCTGGAAGATTTAAAGGATTATATGTAA